One segment of Cetobacterium somerae ATCC BAA-474 DNA contains the following:
- a CDS encoding PTS fructose transporter subunit IIABC, with protein MLEKKYIKLKLTGETKDEILQELVDVLDNGGALENKDEFLKVVKAREATSSTGLEEGIAIPHGKTKAVRKPAVAFGRSNGVDFNSLDGEPSKLFFMIAAPEDATDSHIETLSKLTNKLLDDEVREKLENAKTEDEILNILNEEKKEIINSSEKREGYVVAVTACPVGIAHTYMAADSLVNKGKELGVEIKVETNGSVGVKNELTAEDIKRATGVIVAADKTIDMDRFAGKKVIQVPVKQAIRAPKELIEKTLNGEGEIYKSSSNGKKEIQKNEKTGIYKHLMNGVSHMLPLVVCGGVLIALSIALSGIKAGSGADVTNPFFKSMLDLGVAAFGLMIPILSGYIAMSIADRPGLAPGLVGGALANTVGAGFLGGMVAGFAAGYIAKWVKSWNVPEGLKPIMPIFVIPLVSTSLVGVIMYFIGAPISGFMNMLTDVLKGMEAGSVFLALILGCMISFDMGGPINKVAFLFGSAMITQGVPTVMGPIAVAICIPPIGMGIATMMAPKNYEVGEREAGKAAFAMGLIGITEGAIPFAAADPFRVIPSIMVGSGVGAVIAAIGKVADHAPHGGPIVLPVVDNKLMFIIAIVVGSLISAIMVNILKKFKKQ; from the coding sequence ATGTTAGAGAAAAAGTATATAAAACTAAAACTAACAGGGGAAACAAAAGATGAGATACTACAAGAACTTGTAGATGTTTTAGATAATGGTGGAGCATTAGAAAATAAAGATGAGTTTTTAAAAGTTGTAAAAGCTAGAGAGGCTACATCATCAACAGGATTAGAGGAAGGAATTGCAATTCCTCATGGAAAAACAAAAGCAGTAAGAAAGCCAGCTGTAGCTTTTGGAAGATCAAATGGAGTAGATTTTAACTCTTTAGATGGTGAGCCATCAAAACTATTCTTTATGATAGCGGCCCCAGAAGATGCGACAGATTCTCATATAGAAACACTATCTAAATTAACAAATAAACTTTTAGATGATGAGGTAAGAGAGAAGTTAGAAAATGCTAAAACAGAGGATGAAATTTTAAATATATTAAATGAAGAGAAAAAAGAAATTATAAACTCTTCTGAAAAAAGAGAGGGATATGTAGTTGCTGTAACAGCTTGTCCAGTAGGAATAGCTCATACATACATGGCAGCGGACTCTTTAGTAAATAAAGGTAAAGAGTTAGGAGTAGAGATAAAAGTTGAAACAAATGGAAGTGTTGGAGTTAAAAATGAATTGACAGCTGAAGATATAAAAAGAGCTACAGGAGTTATAGTTGCAGCAGATAAAACAATAGATATGGATAGATTTGCAGGTAAAAAAGTTATTCAAGTTCCAGTAAAGCAAGCTATAAGAGCTCCAAAAGAGTTAATAGAAAAGACATTAAATGGAGAGGGAGAGATTTATAAATCTTCTTCTAATGGTAAAAAAGAGATTCAAAAAAATGAGAAAACGGGAATTTATAAGCATTTAATGAATGGTGTTTCACATATGTTACCACTAGTTGTATGTGGAGGAGTTTTAATAGCTCTTTCAATAGCATTATCAGGAATTAAAGCAGGATCAGGAGCGGATGTAACAAATCCATTCTTTAAATCAATGTTAGATTTAGGAGTTGCAGCATTTGGGCTTATGATACCAATTCTTTCAGGATATATAGCTATGAGTATAGCAGATAGACCAGGACTTGCTCCAGGACTTGTTGGTGGTGCTTTAGCAAATACAGTTGGTGCAGGATTTTTAGGTGGTATGGTTGCCGGTTTTGCTGCAGGATATATAGCTAAGTGGGTTAAATCATGGAATGTTCCAGAGGGATTAAAACCAATTATGCCAATATTTGTAATACCTTTAGTTTCAACATCTTTAGTTGGAGTGATAATGTATTTCATAGGAGCACCTATTAGTGGATTTATGAATATGTTAACAGATGTACTAAAAGGAATGGAAGCTGGATCAGTATTTTTAGCACTTATTTTAGGATGTATGATATCTTTTGATATGGGAGGTCCAATAAATAAAGTTGCATTCCTATTTGGTTCAGCAATGATAACACAAGGAGTTCCAACAGTAATGGGACCAATAGCAGTTGCAATTTGTATTCCACCAATTGGTATGGGAATAGCAACAATGATGGCACCGAAAAATTATGAAGTTGGTGAAAGAGAAGCTGGAAAAGCTGCTTTTGCAATGGGATTAATTGGAATTACTGAGGGTGCAATACCATTTGCAGCAGCAGATCCATTTAGAGTTATTCCATCTATAATGGTTGGAAGTGGAGTTGGAGCAGTTATTGCAGCAATAGGAAAAGTTGCAGATCATGCACCTCATGGAGGACCTATTGTATTACCAGTTGTAGATAATAAATTGATGTTTATTATAGCAATTGTAGTTGGATCTCTAATAAGTGCAATAATGGTAAATATTTTAAAGAAATTTAAGAAACAATAG
- a CDS encoding PTS fructose transporter subunit IIC gives MRKRVLKSIIQVIPVFIIGGILSVISLYTDNQFLKDLSGYSFLMAPPLLAGYIAKEISGSVGFIPGIILGYLSGAIGLGMFGGILVGVVLGYFINGLKKIEISIEVSSIMYLVIIPILSTLIVGMGLYYVFQGPMKFILDELGIYLNSLDDKNNVFLNFVLGGLIGVDLGGPINKVAYVYAVNTIEYGRGDIMGPIAVAISTPPLALGLSQFILKNRFSKTEREAGVISILLGFLGITEGALLFLTRDIAVLPTTVIGAAIGAGAASILGVKSIVPHGGIIILPLIENKIGFLISLSIGVISTIFMLYFLKKGESNG, from the coding sequence ATGAGAAAAAGGGTATTAAAAAGTATAATTCAAGTTATACCAGTATTTATAATTGGTGGAATTTTATCGGTAATATCATTATATACAGATAATCAATTTTTAAAAGATTTAAGTGGGTATAGTTTTTTAATGGCACCACCTCTTTTAGCAGGATATATAGCTAAAGAGATATCAGGAAGTGTAGGTTTTATACCAGGAATTATTTTAGGGTATTTATCTGGAGCAATTGGTCTTGGAATGTTTGGAGGAATATTAGTAGGTGTTGTTTTAGGATATTTTATAAATGGTTTAAAAAAGATTGAGATATCTATAGAGGTTTCTTCGATAATGTATCTAGTTATAATTCCAATACTATCTACTTTAATTGTAGGAATGGGACTTTACTATGTTTTTCAAGGACCAATGAAATTTATATTAGATGAACTTGGTATCTATTTAAATAGTTTAGATGATAAGAATAATGTATTTTTAAATTTTGTTTTAGGTGGATTAATTGGAGTTGACTTAGGGGGACCAATAAATAAAGTTGCATATGTTTATGCTGTAAATACAATTGAATATGGAAGAGGAGATATAATGGGACCAATAGCTGTAGCTATTTCAACTCCTCCTTTAGCTTTGGGATTATCACAGTTTATATTGAAAAATAGATTTTCTAAAACAGAGAGAGAAGCGGGAGTAATATCAATACTTCTAGGCTTTTTAGGTATTACTGAGGGAGCTTTACTTTTTTTAACAAGAGATATAGCTGTACTACCTACAACTGTTATTGGAGCAGCAATTGGAGCTGGAGCAGCTTCAATTTTAGGAGTAAAATCAATAGTACCTCATGGAGGTATTATAATACTGCCATTGATAGAAAATAAAATAGGATTTTTAATATCGTTATCAATAGGAGTGATATCAACAATATTTATGTTGTATTTTTTAAAAAAAGGGGAGAGTAATGGATAG
- a CDS encoding GNAT family N-acetyltransferase, which produces MDRSVENIHLIMIKESLDFNDKQLPEGYEFVMYEPGMMDKWVDIQLSSKHILEKSEGELYFKEVFLQSEDFLKEVMVFIKDEKGELVGTGAIWEGKYFLEDRNKKYRLHWIAIDSKHGGKGLAKALVSKLLSIFKDKKMGEGLYLSTQTCSYVAIKIYLDFGFKPYDLENNKKGWDIVFNKLKINCLKKISI; this is translated from the coding sequence ATGGATAGAAGTGTAGAAAATATACATCTGATTATGATTAAAGAGAGTTTAGATTTTAATGATAAACAACTTCCAGAAGGATATGAATTTGTAATGTATGAACCTGGAATGATGGATAAATGGGTTGATATTCAATTATCTTCAAAACATATATTAGAAAAATCAGAGGGAGAACTTTATTTTAAAGAGGTTTTTTTACAAAGTGAAGATTTTTTAAAAGAGGTTATGGTCTTTATTAAAGATGAAAAAGGTGAACTAGTAGGAACTGGAGCTATTTGGGAGGGAAAATATTTTCTAGAAGATAGAAATAAAAAATATCGATTACATTGGATTGCAATAGATTCAAAGCATGGTGGAAAAGGGTTAGCAAAAGCCTTAGTGTCAAAACTGCTTTCTATATTTAAAGATAAAAAAATGGGAGAGGGACTATACCTCTCCACACAAACATGTAGCTATGTAGCTATAAAAATATATTTAGATTTTGGATTTAAACCTTATGATTTGGAAAATAATAAAAAAGGCTGGGATATAGTTTTTAATAAGCTAAAAATTAATTGTTTGAAGAAGATTTCGATCTAA
- a CDS encoding replication initiation protein has translation MSFKISNQNIVFNTRTSKIENTIFLNILKKLEKDLKETITLESNEFKKLGSQDIMEALNGLMTKYISYSFINEYGKNSFSQFPYVSYFSKIDDIFYITIPPMIVNAFKKNTIESFLSLRTFFYFRQKSSHNFFNLVLKNNAENINLILSIEELKNIFNIKEEAYERFFDFEKALLKTLVENINSYSNYTLIYNKIKKGESKNNKVTAIEFILKNNSLIEKSAETNYLIQLIKSNVEDYKKIWESINSSINEIGFIQCKRAILFLKENNLTLSDDELINYLKRKGENIEEILQLNNHTLIKEKISLYKDVATFTKTIYNIMIGYNFYYSLNFKFLKDIKEFKEGDTFFYRDENYIVFGTYVENRGSFKIFQTQN, from the coding sequence TTGAGTTTTAAAATTTCTAATCAAAATATTGTCTTCAATACACGAACTTCTAAAATTGAAAATACCATTTTTTTAAATATATTAAAAAAATTAGAAAAAGATTTAAAAGAAACCATTACTTTAGAGTCAAATGAATTTAAAAAATTAGGTTCTCAAGATATTATGGAAGCTCTTAATGGACTTATGACTAAATATATCTCTTATTCATTTATCAACGAGTATGGTAAAAACTCTTTTTCACAATTCCCATATGTTAGTTACTTTAGCAAAATTGACGATATTTTTTATATAACTATCCCACCTATGATAGTTAATGCTTTTAAAAAAAATACTATTGAAAGTTTTTTATCTTTAAGAACTTTTTTTTACTTCAGACAAAAATCTTCACATAATTTCTTTAATCTAGTTTTAAAAAATAATGCAGAAAACATAAATTTAATTCTAAGTATTGAAGAGTTAAAAAATATTTTTAATATAAAAGAGGAAGCTTATGAGCGTTTTTTTGATTTTGAAAAAGCTCTATTAAAAACTTTAGTAGAAAATATAAATTCTTATTCAAATTACACTCTTATCTACAATAAAATAAAAAAAGGTGAGTCTAAAAATAACAAAGTTACTGCTATTGAATTTATTTTAAAAAATAACTCTCTTATTGAAAAAAGCGCTGAAACTAACTATTTAATTCAACTTATAAAAAGTAATGTTGAAGACTATAAAAAGATTTGGGAAAGTATCAATTCATCTATTAATGAGATTGGATTTATTCAGTGCAAAAGAGCAATTCTTTTCTTAAAAGAGAATAATCTTACTCTTTCAGATGATGAGCTTATAAACTACTTAAAAAGAAAAGGTGAAAATATTGAGGAAATTTTACAATTAAATAATCACACACTTATTAAAGAGAAGATATCTCTATACAAAGATGTGGCAACCTTTACTAAAACTATCTACAACATCATGATTGGTTATAATTTCTATTACTCCTTAAACTTTAAATTTTTAAAAGATATTAAGGAATTTAAAGAAGGGGATACTTTCTTTTATAGAGATGAAAACTATATTGTCTTTGGAACATATGTTGAAAACCGTGGAAGCTTTAAAATTTTCCAAACTCAAAATTAA